A region of Ictidomys tridecemlineatus isolate mIctTri1 chromosome 4, mIctTri1.hap1, whole genome shotgun sequence DNA encodes the following proteins:
- the Htatip2 gene encoding protein HTATIP2 isoform X2 translates to MQNKSVFILGASGESGKVLLKEILEQNLFARVTLIGRRELTFEEEAYKNVNQEVVDFEKLEDYASAFQGHDVGFCCLGTTRSKAGAEGFVRVDRDYVLKSAELAKSGGCKHFNLLSSKGADKSSNFLYLQVKGEVEARVGELKFDRYSIFRPGVLLCNRQESRPGEWLIRKFFGFLPDSWASGHSVPVLTLARAMLNNMVRPSDKQMEILDNKAIHELGKAHGVLKP, encoded by the exons ATGCAGAATAAATCCGTCTTTATCCTGGGCGCCAGCGGGGAAAGTGGCAAAGTGCTGTTAAAAGAAATCCTGGAACAGAACCTGTTTGCCAGAGTCACTCTGATTGGCCGGAGGGAGCTCACCTTCGAGGAAGAAGCATATAAAAACGTG AATCAAGAAGTGGTGGACTTTGAAAAATTGGAAGACTATGCTTCTGCCTTTCAAGGTCATGATGTTGGATTCTGTTGCCTGGGTACCACCAGAAGCAAAGCTGGTGCG GAGGGATTTGTTCGTGTTGACCGAGATTATGTGCTGAAGTCTGCAGAGCTGGCAAAATCTGGAGGGTGCAAACATTTCAATTTGCTGTCTTCTAAAGGAGCTGATAAGTCaagcaattttttatatttacaagTTAAG GGAGAAGTAGAAGCCAGGGTTGGAGAATTAAAATTTGATCGCTACTCCATATTTAGACCTGG agTTCTGTTATGCAATAGGCAAGAATCTCGCCCAGGTGAATGGTTGATTAGGAAGTTCTTTGGCTTCTTACCAGACTCTTGGGCCAGTGGGCACTCTGTGCCTGTCTTGACTTTGGCTAGAGCAATGCTGAACAACATGGTGAGACCAAGTGACAAGCAGATGGAAATTCTGGACAACAAGGCCATCCACGAGCTGGGCAAAGCTCATGGTGTTCTCAAGCCATGA
- the Htatip2 gene encoding protein HTATIP2 isoform X1 translates to MPGPAALSAAAAVALVAALLLAWREEAGPGTGPSKPKLPKLREDFKMQNKSVFILGASGESGKVLLKEILEQNLFARVTLIGRRELTFEEEAYKNVNQEVVDFEKLEDYASAFQGHDVGFCCLGTTRSKAGAEGFVRVDRDYVLKSAELAKSGGCKHFNLLSSKGADKSSNFLYLQVKGEVEARVGELKFDRYSIFRPGVLLCNRQESRPGEWLIRKFFGFLPDSWASGHSVPVLTLARAMLNNMVRPSDKQMEILDNKAIHELGKAHGVLKP, encoded by the exons ATGCCCGGGCCTGCAGCGCTGAGCGCCGCGGCGGCGGTGGCACTGGTGGCCGCCCTGCTGCTGGCGTGGCGTGAGGAGGCGGGGCCGGGGACCGGCCCCAG caaacCCAAGCTGCCGAAGCTTCGGGAAGACTTCAAGATGCAGAATAAATCCGTCTTTATCCTGGGCGCCAGCGGGGAAAGTGGCAAAGTGCTGTTAAAAGAAATCCTGGAACAGAACCTGTTTGCCAGAGTCACTCTGATTGGCCGGAGGGAGCTCACCTTCGAGGAAGAAGCATATAAAAACGTG AATCAAGAAGTGGTGGACTTTGAAAAATTGGAAGACTATGCTTCTGCCTTTCAAGGTCATGATGTTGGATTCTGTTGCCTGGGTACCACCAGAAGCAAAGCTGGTGCG GAGGGATTTGTTCGTGTTGACCGAGATTATGTGCTGAAGTCTGCAGAGCTGGCAAAATCTGGAGGGTGCAAACATTTCAATTTGCTGTCTTCTAAAGGAGCTGATAAGTCaagcaattttttatatttacaagTTAAG GGAGAAGTAGAAGCCAGGGTTGGAGAATTAAAATTTGATCGCTACTCCATATTTAGACCTGG agTTCTGTTATGCAATAGGCAAGAATCTCGCCCAGGTGAATGGTTGATTAGGAAGTTCTTTGGCTTCTTACCAGACTCTTGGGCCAGTGGGCACTCTGTGCCTGTCTTGACTTTGGCTAGAGCAATGCTGAACAACATGGTGAGACCAAGTGACAAGCAGATGGAAATTCTGGACAACAAGGCCATCCACGAGCTGGGCAAAGCTCATGGTGTTCTCAAGCCATGA